From Corallococcus soli, a single genomic window includes:
- a CDS encoding type II secretion system protein GspG yields MSAAPSHASDAPEKSRRSPLPWVAVVFALGLVVAVVLTAFHRRDDEQAHRIHADFATLLDALERYRGEHQGRLPEEGNLEEMLVPKYLPVVPLDPWGRPYQYASNSQGVFLATFGRENGRGGVGEDQDHTNHDGHQQLLR; encoded by the coding sequence ATGTCCGCCGCCCCGTCCCACGCCTCCGACGCCCCCGAGAAGTCCCGCCGTTCGCCGCTGCCGTGGGTGGCCGTGGTGTTCGCGCTGGGGCTCGTCGTGGCGGTGGTGCTCACCGCCTTCCACCGCCGCGACGACGAGCAGGCCCACCGCATCCACGCCGACTTCGCCACCCTCCTGGACGCGCTGGAGCGCTACCGGGGGGAGCACCAGGGCCGGCTGCCGGAGGAGGGGAACCTGGAGGAGATGCTGGTGCCCAAGTACCTGCCCGTCGTGCCGCTGGACCCGTGGGGGCGGCCGTACCAGTACGCGAGCAACTCGCAGGGCGTGTTCCTGGCCACCTTCGGCCGGGAGAACGGGCGCGGCGGCGTGGGCGAGGACCAGGACCACACCAACCACGACGGGCACCAGCAGCTGCTGCGCTAG
- a CDS encoding universal stress protein produces the protein MAIICATNLSAEAAHAATVAATLAGRLGEPLLLLGVDDDVPDAEAPDALASAEAGLAAEAARLGALAGTVQPRMQRGASVETLLGDEECRSARLVVVAAGGWRTSAWRKTSLAERLARHGCAPVLVVRQDTALLDWARGRRRLSVMVGVDPRSSTSDAALTFLRELRRMGGCDVLATYVCSPAEERQRLGIHTPVHVELLGPQQRDIEALDPVVERVLQREVRERVGDLEGEGRVEVVLEPGYGRPADHLLHVAHAQRVDLTVVGMHLRGGVQRLWHGSVSEGVLRHAERSVACVPPTLREPRRLPPPRSALVPVDFTLASVQAIAQACTLVGPGGRVHLLHVHRLRGRERGPRDFHGVLPEPAAERDTVLARLWEQVPRDAVALSVHWSVEGVSGDDVALAICQATEREGVDLVCVGTSERPEVVPDALAGAVARELVVRCRRPVMVVPAA, from the coding sequence ATGGCCATCATCTGCGCAACCAACCTGTCCGCCGAAGCCGCGCATGCGGCGACCGTCGCGGCGACGCTCGCCGGGCGGCTGGGGGAGCCCCTGCTCCTGCTCGGCGTGGACGACGACGTCCCGGACGCGGAGGCCCCTGACGCCCTGGCCAGCGCGGAGGCCGGCCTCGCTGCGGAGGCCGCGCGCCTTGGGGCCCTCGCCGGCACGGTGCAGCCCCGGATGCAGCGGGGCGCGTCGGTGGAGACGCTGCTGGGGGACGAGGAGTGCCGGAGCGCCCGGCTGGTGGTGGTGGCCGCGGGGGGCTGGCGCACGTCGGCCTGGCGCAAGACGTCCCTGGCGGAGCGGCTGGCCCGTCACGGCTGCGCCCCGGTGCTGGTGGTGCGGCAGGACACGGCGCTCCTGGACTGGGCCCGGGGCCGGCGCCGGCTGTCCGTGATGGTGGGGGTGGACCCCCGCTCCTCCACGTCCGACGCGGCGCTCACCTTCCTGCGCGAGCTGCGGCGGATGGGCGGGTGCGACGTGCTGGCCACCTACGTGTGTTCGCCCGCGGAGGAGCGCCAGCGGCTGGGCATCCACACGCCGGTGCACGTGGAGCTGCTGGGGCCCCAGCAGCGCGACATCGAAGCCCTGGACCCCGTGGTGGAGCGGGTGCTGCAACGCGAGGTGCGCGAGCGCGTGGGGGACCTGGAGGGCGAGGGCCGCGTGGAGGTGGTGCTGGAGCCCGGCTACGGCCGCCCGGCCGACCACCTGCTGCATGTGGCCCACGCGCAGCGCGTGGACCTGACGGTGGTGGGCATGCACCTGCGCGGCGGCGTGCAGCGGCTGTGGCACGGCTCGGTGTCGGAGGGCGTGCTGCGCCACGCGGAGCGGTCGGTGGCGTGCGTGCCGCCCACGCTGAGGGAGCCGCGCCGCCTGCCCCCGCCCCGCAGCGCGCTGGTGCCGGTGGACTTCACCCTCGCCTCCGTGCAAGCCATCGCGCAGGCGTGCACGCTGGTGGGCCCGGGCGGGCGCGTGCACCTGCTGCACGTGCACCGCCTGCGGGGCCGGGAGCGGGGTCCCCGGGACTTCCACGGCGTGCTCCCGGAGCCCGCGGCGGAGCGGGACACGGTGCTCGCGAGGCTCTGGGAGCAGGTGCCCCGGGACGCCGTCGCCCTGTCCGTGCACTGGAGCGTGGAGGGCGTCAGCGGGGACGACGTGGCGCTCGCCATCTGCCAGGCCACGGAGCGCGAGGGCGTGGACCTGGTGTGCGTGGGCACGTCGGAGCGCCCGGAGGTCGTCCCGGACGCGCTGGCGGGCGCGGTGGCCCGCGAGCTGGTGGTGCGCTGCCGCCGCCCCGTGATGGTGGTGCCCGCCGCCTGA
- a CDS encoding sigma 54-interacting transcriptional regulator: MALRGYREEDLVSNRASLLIHGGTEDERRAWAEEAALHFGVPLTEVRQAAELAGALRQPNGVLFIADVAKLPLDAQGLILRCLQMQEERPKVVVGVSGTASAALGRGTLREDLHYRLNQAQVDLQTDGLRELLKRRWAQQAEQLAERNAALKAAEEKERAAAVARRPGSVTRTVPKRKAPPPVRKSATRNAVR, from the coding sequence GTGGCTCTCCGAGGCTATCGAGAAGAAGACCTCGTCTCCAACCGTGCATCGCTGCTCATCCATGGAGGGACCGAGGACGAGCGCAGGGCCTGGGCGGAGGAAGCCGCGCTCCACTTCGGCGTTCCGCTGACGGAGGTGCGCCAGGCCGCGGAGCTCGCGGGGGCGCTCCGGCAACCCAACGGCGTGCTGTTCATCGCGGACGTGGCGAAGCTGCCGCTGGACGCACAAGGGCTCATCCTGCGCTGCCTGCAGATGCAGGAGGAGCGGCCCAAGGTGGTGGTGGGCGTGTCGGGCACGGCGAGCGCGGCCCTGGGGCGCGGCACGCTGCGCGAGGACCTGCACTACCGGCTGAACCAGGCGCAGGTGGACCTCCAGACGGACGGCCTGAGGGAGCTCCTCAAGCGGCGCTGGGCGCAGCAGGCGGAGCAACTGGCCGAGCGCAACGCGGCGCTGAAGGCCGCCGAGGAGAAGGAGCGCGCCGCGGCCGTGGCCCGGCGTCCCGGCTCCGTCACCCGCACCGTCCCCAAGCGCAAGGCGCCGCCGCCCGTGCGCAAGAGCGCGACCCGCAACGCGGTCCGCTGA
- a CDS encoding adenylate/guanylate cyclase domain-containing protein, translated as MSASNPLFGDLLLKLGVVSPGQVQEALALQALTGQRVGEALISLGYVSREQIQDALGEALGLNQEKGPAQPPLGELLVGLKYVTLAQLGESLTRQRRDGRRLGEILVEQGHCTYKQIYEALGLQNRIAGRQDLPRPAMEGRRRVVVVDDSPLACAFVQEGLVALGYEVLCFQDPYEALEGMSRLQPAIVLSDLEMPGLDGVELCRRLKEGPRSAIPIIVLTANDREAERVRGLRAGADDYVNKSASMDELAARIESVVRRTGETERMRKLFARYTSDAVVEEILKSADAAVLAGEKREVTVLFADIRNFTGLAESLPPEQVVAVLNQVLGRLSDAVLTCGGTLDKFLGDGLMAVFGAPVGRSDDALRGLQCAKMMMEAFVELRAVAESEWVAHGREGRPLVLELGVGLNSGVVVSGNIGSALRAEYTCIGDAVNVAARLCALAGPGEILVGERTRELVNANETAFEDLPPVRLKGKQQPVPLYRAL; from the coding sequence ATGAGTGCTTCAAACCCCCTCTTCGGTGACCTGCTGCTCAAGCTGGGCGTGGTTTCACCGGGGCAGGTGCAGGAGGCGCTCGCGTTGCAGGCCCTCACCGGGCAGCGCGTGGGCGAGGCCCTCATCTCCCTGGGCTACGTGTCGCGCGAGCAGATTCAAGACGCGTTGGGGGAGGCGTTGGGATTGAACCAGGAGAAGGGGCCCGCGCAGCCGCCGCTGGGCGAGCTGTTGGTGGGGCTCAAGTATGTGACGCTCGCGCAGCTGGGCGAATCGCTGACGCGGCAGCGCCGGGACGGGCGGCGGCTGGGGGAGATCCTCGTCGAGCAGGGCCACTGCACGTACAAGCAGATCTACGAAGCGCTGGGCCTGCAGAACCGCATCGCCGGACGGCAGGACCTGCCCCGGCCCGCCATGGAGGGCCGCCGCCGCGTGGTGGTGGTGGACGACAGCCCGCTCGCGTGCGCGTTCGTGCAGGAGGGGCTGGTGGCGCTGGGCTATGAGGTCCTGTGCTTCCAGGACCCATACGAGGCGCTGGAGGGCATGAGCCGGCTGCAACCGGCCATCGTGCTGAGCGACCTGGAGATGCCGGGGCTGGACGGCGTGGAGCTGTGCCGGCGGCTGAAGGAGGGCCCGCGCAGCGCCATCCCCATCATCGTGCTCACCGCGAACGACCGGGAGGCGGAGCGCGTGCGGGGCCTGCGCGCGGGCGCGGACGACTACGTGAACAAGTCCGCGTCCATGGACGAGCTGGCGGCGCGGATTGAGAGCGTGGTGCGCCGCACGGGCGAGACGGAGCGCATGCGCAAGCTGTTCGCGCGCTACACGTCCGACGCGGTGGTGGAAGAGATTCTGAAGAGCGCGGACGCGGCGGTGCTGGCCGGTGAGAAGCGCGAGGTGACGGTGCTGTTCGCGGACATCCGCAACTTCACGGGCCTGGCGGAGAGCCTCCCGCCCGAGCAGGTGGTGGCGGTGCTCAACCAGGTGCTGGGCCGGCTGTCGGACGCGGTGCTCACCTGCGGCGGCACGCTGGACAAGTTCCTGGGCGACGGGCTGATGGCGGTGTTCGGCGCGCCGGTGGGGCGCTCGGACGACGCGCTCCGGGGCCTCCAGTGCGCGAAGATGATGATGGAAGCCTTCGTGGAGCTGCGCGCGGTGGCGGAGTCCGAATGGGTGGCCCACGGCCGCGAGGGCCGGCCCCTGGTGCTGGAGCTGGGCGTGGGGCTGAACTCGGGCGTGGTGGTGTCCGGCAACATCGGCAGCGCGCTGCGGGCCGAGTACACCTGCATTGGCGACGCGGTGAACGTGGCCGCGCGGCTGTGCGCGCTGGCCGGGCCGGGGGAGATCCTGGTGGGCGAGCGCACGCGCGAGCTGGTGAACGCGAACGAGACGGCCTTCGAGGACCTGCCCCCGGTGCGCCTGAAGGGCAAGCAGCAGCCGGTGCCGCTGTACCGGGCCCTCTGA